From a single Nicotiana tomentosiformis chromosome 2, ASM39032v3, whole genome shotgun sequence genomic region:
- the LOC104099172 gene encoding polcalcin Nic t 2, whose product MAEADDPQDIADRERIFKRFDENGDGQISATELGETLQTLGSVTPEEVKYMMDEIDTDKDGFISFQEFTEFARANRGLIRDVAKIF is encoded by the coding sequence atGGCTGAGGCTGACGATCCACAAGATATAGCTGATCGAGAACGAATCTTTAAGCGATTTGATGAAAATGGTGATGGGCAAATATCTGCTACAGAACTTGGGGAGACGTTGCAAACCCTGGGCTCTGTTACTCCTGAAGAAGTTAAGTATATGATGGACGAAATTGACACTGATAAAGATGGTTTCATTTCCTTTCAAGAGTTCACAGAATTTGCCCGAGCCAACAGAGGCTTGATTAGGGATGTTGCTAAAATATTCTAG